A window of the Maridesulfovibrio bastinii DSM 16055 genome harbors these coding sequences:
- a CDS encoding KpsF/GutQ family sugar-phosphate isomerase, producing MSILNDVNKALENEIQALRQMQSRLDEEVVAAVSLLLSCRGRVIFTGMGKAGHIARKIAATFSSTGTPSIFMHPGEAYHGDLGVITSSDLAIILSNSGETDEVVKLIPCFLQFGIKCIALTGNTQSTLAKNSDIVLDTGVEREACPLNCAPTSSTTTALVMGDALACALIKAKGFTKADFARFHPGGSLGFRLLTKVKDVMPPFEETPVVNSGQTVREAIFQMSSKGLGVVLIIKNNKLLGIFTDGDLRRILEKGNCTKLDSPINEVMTAAPRTIGPNLLAAQAFSIMEKFRITILPVVNDKGNVLGCLQLHRLLNKGFA from the coding sequence ATGAGTATTCTTAATGATGTAAATAAAGCGTTAGAAAATGAAATCCAAGCGTTAAGACAGATGCAGAGTCGACTTGACGAAGAAGTTGTCGCCGCTGTAAGCCTCTTACTCTCCTGCCGAGGTCGAGTAATTTTTACTGGTATGGGCAAGGCAGGACACATAGCCAGGAAAATTGCTGCAACTTTCTCAAGCACTGGAACACCATCCATTTTTATGCATCCTGGTGAAGCCTATCATGGAGACCTTGGTGTCATTACCAGTAGTGATCTAGCTATAATCCTATCCAACAGCGGCGAAACAGACGAAGTCGTAAAGCTGATTCCATGCTTCCTCCAATTCGGAATTAAATGCATTGCACTTACTGGCAACACTCAATCCACCCTCGCAAAAAACAGTGATATTGTACTGGATACGGGAGTTGAACGTGAAGCTTGCCCTTTAAATTGCGCCCCGACTTCAAGCACAACAACGGCACTGGTTATGGGGGATGCTCTGGCATGCGCCTTGATTAAAGCAAAAGGATTTACAAAAGCGGATTTCGCACGCTTCCACCCTGGCGGCAGCCTCGGCTTTCGCCTGCTTACCAAAGTTAAAGACGTTATGCCTCCTTTCGAAGAAACGCCTGTTGTCAATTCAGGACAAACTGTCCGTGAAGCGATTTTTCAAATGTCGAGCAAAGGACTCGGTGTTGTGCTCATTATTAAAAACAACAAACTCCTTGGAATTTTCACAGATGGAGACCTGCGCCGCATACTTGAAAAGGGAAATTGCACTAAATTGGATTCCCCAATAAACGAAGTTATGACAGCTGCCCCGCGGACCATAGGTCCGAATCTATTGGCAGCTCAGGCATTTTCCATCATGGAAAAATTTCGCATCACAATTTTGCCCGTAGTGAATGATAAGGGGAATGTCCTTGGTTGCCTACAACTCCACAGACTGCTCAATAAAGGCTTCGCTTAA
- a CDS encoding transposase family protein: MSTSFVYHALGLSGYDYVRQDFVSGNVLIYVKPKAKLVRCSRCKHRHVIHKGRSERWLRTVPVGIKPIWIIVDVPRVQCRKCGCIRRIKLSIV; encoded by the coding sequence ATGTCCACGAGTTTCGTCTACCACGCCTTGGGGCTGTCCGGCTATGACTATGTCCGGCAGGATTTCGTTTCCGGAAACGTGCTTATTTATGTGAAGCCGAAAGCAAAGCTTGTAAGGTGTTCACGGTGCAAGCACCGCCATGTGATCCATAAAGGAAGAAGTGAGCGTTGGTTACGCACTGTCCCTGTTGGTATCAAGCCGATTTGGATCATTGTCGATGTGCCTCGTGTCCAGTGCCGTAAATGTGGCTGTATCAGACGTATCAAGCTTTCCATAGT